One window of the Candidatus Poribacteria bacterium genome contains the following:
- a CDS encoding GNAT family N-acetyltransferase produces QNLNGVEMNIVQYTPKLQSVLTEFYNRLTVNVPHCYPVKEEEFAFAMRGINNEGGLDFETAFIATENRTIQAFIHIGIGHGKTPVGVIRFLGYERGARRAGQAVLEKAEAYLEVCNVSHIDAFSQDCRYHFYHFENAGLSDGLDHVQALLGFNGYQYCSGEVFLDWENYSVTPIPSSVPITFSVDWEQGSGQRPNCSVSAYLDGEKIGECESVSGGEFSSHPDAQDWLHTTGLDIEDPHQGQGIGRYLLQYSLQEMCKVGYRHATISTDWENYRAFLFYSNCGYRVVDWTYELEKTFD; encoded by the coding sequence ACCAAAATCTAAATGGAGTAGAGATGAACATCGTTCAATATACACCAAAGTTGCAAAGTGTTTTGACGGAATTTTATAATCGCCTGACCGTCAACGTTCCGCATTGCTACCCGGTCAAGGAGGAGGAGTTCGCCTTTGCGATGCGCGGGATTAATAATGAGGGTGGGCTCGACTTTGAAACAGCTTTCATTGCGACAGAAAATCGCACCATACAGGCGTTTATTCACATTGGCATCGGTCACGGGAAAACTCCTGTAGGCGTTATTCGGTTTTTGGGTTACGAGCGCGGTGCACGGCGGGCCGGACAAGCCGTACTTGAAAAAGCGGAAGCCTATTTGGAAGTGTGTAACGTCTCCCACATTGATGCCTTTTCACAGGATTGTCGGTATCATTTCTATCATTTTGAAAATGCTGGCTTATCAGACGGACTCGACCATGTTCAAGCACTCCTCGGATTCAACGGTTATCAATACTGTTCAGGGGAAGTTTTCTTGGATTGGGAGAACTATTCTGTCACACCAATACCTTCAAGTGTGCCGATAACGTTTTCTGTTGACTGGGAACAGGGGAGCGGACAACGCCCCAATTGTTCTGTGTCTGCCTACCTAGATGGTGAAAAGATTGGAGAATGTGAATCGGTTTCCGGCGGTGAGTTTTCAAGCCATCCCGATGCACAAGACTGGCTGCATACCACCGGGCTTGATATTGAAGATCCGCATCAAGGACAAGGTATCGGACGTTATCTGCTCCAATACTCGCTTCAAGAGATGTGCAAAGTCGGATATCGCCACGCGACGATTAGCACTGATTGGGAGAACTACCGTGCATTCCTGTTTTACAGCAACTGTGGCTATCGCGTCGTGGATTGGACTTACGAATTAGAGAAAACTTTCGATTAA
- a CDS encoding aminoglycoside phosphotransferase family protein has protein sequence MDETTEIGADNVYDFLKQFAADISLANLKPVSNRHQGGDSLTFYYRNDSILKVPRRNNSRTGLLKEIKLIEYLHTQPLPFVVAKPIMVHEKGFYAMFSRIDGASLPIEAFEEFTPRALESFLHNHKFPVEVLKYIPRADDPFEVALCEARRQLAFIEKHTVKVKTKEWTETLENLRESLDQRWTVVHCDLQINHLLFVQGNLEQLAIIDFADTLMHDPAVDLSEFAIEMYSDLSPDGIAAKKIVDAVLKHYQTDDPTLEAKIEFGLLLFAIRRAYQQTTELIRP, from the coding sequence ATGGATGAAACGACTGAAATTGGAGCAGATAACGTATACGATTTTCTTAAACAGTTCGCTGCAGATATCTCCCTAGCGAACCTGAAACCTGTATCCAATCGTCACCAGGGCGGTGATAGTCTGACCTTTTACTACCGGAATGACAGTATCCTCAAGGTTCCTCGCCGTAATAACAGCCGCACAGGACTGCTAAAAGAGATTAAACTTATAGAATATCTGCATACACAGCCACTGCCCTTCGTTGTAGCAAAACCGATCATGGTGCATGAAAAGGGGTTCTATGCGATGTTTTCAAGGATTGATGGTGCTTCACTTCCGATAGAAGCATTTGAGGAATTCACCCCCAGAGCGTTGGAATCCTTTTTGCACAACCACAAGTTTCCAGTTGAGGTCTTGAAATACATCCCACGTGCAGATGATCCCTTTGAAGTTGCACTCTGCGAAGCAAGACGACAACTCGCTTTTATTGAGAAACACACTGTAAAAGTCAAAACAAAGGAATGGACTGAAACGCTAGAGAACTTGCGGGAATCTTTAGATCAGCGGTGGACTGTGGTTCACTGCGATCTCCAAATAAACCATCTACTTTTTGTACAGGGAAATCTGGAACAACTCGCCATTATCGATTTTGCGGATACGCTGATGCACGATCCCGCCGTAGACCTATCCGAGTTCGCCATAGAAATGTATTCAGATTTATCCCCTGACGGTATCGCAGCCAAAAAAATTGTCGATGCGGTTCTGAAGCATTATCAAACAGACGATCCCACGCTTGAAGCAAAAATTGAGTTCGGACTTCTCCTTTTTGCAATTCGGCGTGCCTACCAACAAACAACGGAACTTATCCGCCCATGA